The Montipora capricornis isolate CH-2021 chromosome 3, ASM3666992v2, whole genome shotgun sequence genome includes the window CTGGTGGTCTTAGAGACCAAAACAGAGTGGAAAGGCAAAGAGGTAATAAATAAATGAGTTACTTTGTCGATTATTAGAGCAAAGTGAGGCAATCACCATCGGCAGCCTAAGTTACGCGAAGTCGTCATTTCAACAGCTCTGCGTCGCTGATGTCCTTATTGCCAGCAACCCGGAACGGTTTGCCACAAGTGGAACAATGAAGCTGGGCCTTAGTGATCATGATTTGATCTCTGCTATACGGAAGCAGAAGACCACTAGACCTCAACCTGTAAGCTCATTGAATATCGTAGTATGAAGGGCTTCGACAATGATCGTTTCCTAGATTATCTTGGTAAAATCCCCTGGCATACTGCATGTATCTTCGATGAAATTGATGATATTTGTGTACACTGGTACCAGCTGTTCATCGATGCAGTGGACTAGCAGATGCCATACAAAAAGAAGTATATCCGGGGAGACCAGGTGCCGTGGATAACCCCTGGGATCTCCTCTGCAATCCACTACACTTCAAGCTCAATTCAGACCGCGTCAAACCCCATCTGGAGTATTAATTATAAGAAAGATGAAGTTGTCGGGTTTAACTATAGACCGTTTTCTCtgtcacacaacaaaaaaataaaatcgaaaccgttcaatgaaataaaccaaaaacttggaatgttgtaggagacaaattcataaatcacctcaccaattctcaggtctgtgcgctACAGCGTTTCTGAGTCATTTGTCAAAGGGTTTTACGCAACTTTATAGGGTTTTTAATCCTGGAAACTCAAATTCGTCGCCTCGTTCTCACCCTTTGGCGCGGTACTGGGTTCCAATAGgcgtattgcgtgacaagttttatTGCAACAAGTTTTATATGGCTTGAAAAGTTTCATTGCAACAAGTTTTGTTTatggcgtgacaagttttatattCAAATGATGTTTTGTATACGAcgtgacaagttttatattttgtagCAAGTTTTATGTATAAGCTAAGATGTTTTATTTAAAGAGCAATaagttttatatatttaatgATAAGTTTTATATATTACAAGAAGTATTTTTGATACAAACGGCATTCCATAAATCCCTTCCTTCTCACCTGAAATGTTTGTGGTTAGTGCGCCTTTATCGAGAACGTAGCTGTAGCCACAACCAACCGGATTGTCCACAAAGAGAACGTTTGCTTCTTTGATCCAAGTTGTACTTCGCTTGTTCAGATTTACATCTAGTGGTCCTATCTCCTCAAAATTTCCAAATCCTGTCGAAGAGGCACCCGGCCCGCCTTGTAACCACAAAAGAAGGGGCTTGTCCTTTCGTGGAACAGAATCACTGGTGTCTGCTCCATACAACAACCAAAACATGTATGCTCCTTCCCTAACTTCCACATATCCACAGCTTTCATCTGGTATTTCTGAGGGCAATGAAGACTCAGTGTTCGACAAAATTGAGGAAATTGCCAACGTCAATATCGTCAAGGaatggaaaaaaatcattttgcaTTCATTGCGAATTAACGATTTCTGTAGCACAAATCTTTTTATACGGTGTGAAAATGAGTCATGTGCAACGCATGGGACATCTGAGAAGCATCCTGTTTCCGGAAAAGGAAACAAGATGCAAATACTTTAACGTGACGTCATCACAATTAGAAAAATGGGGAATTCttaatccttttgagatttagtttagttagttattaaaACAGctgaattttcagtttgatagggtttttcgtcttgtgataaagcaaggttgaatttctaagcttttgcgggACACGATATTTAAAATTTCGGCCGAGAATGCTATCCAAAGGTttaatcaaagtgccactgtcgttactcgtggatatgaaagttaccgcgattgtttaaaattggcaggctgaagttttctttacgCATTATcattgatagttggataattgtgtaacagcacggtgggctctcatatgcaacaatgcatgtatgtgaggtaattccctttgctggaattcaaccctgtgaaataagtataccatttATCCAATAGGGATAAGATTACTCgttaacacatcctctataaagagctgtaccatgtgttcaaagttcgttgcacaAATGACAGGGTACTTTAGcgtaaggtctgatttttgtttgccaggtcatattgttaatgttatcaggtttagcaagtagagcagatccattcagtaatattaacactttttgtgccagttatacattcctccaacaaaccttgcgaatatttatcactatatttgatactgttacacttagaaacagatgatctgaaccataaatgatcacagcaagtgcatacaTGTggggccatgtgttatcttatcacgaaaaagactgaatcacttttgacatggaatgtctaatagagtcttgaccttgacaaatttcagtttagTTTAGCCTtaagctctgcatagcttttcttaaatggttttatgcttttctgaTATGTAGGTCTCCGATAAGTATTTGATGGATTTGGATCAGTTTGATTTGTTCAAGTTGTATTCATGTGGAtttgatgactcatagcttgcagaacttcgtgatagctttgataaacattggtatactttgatagcttcggtgttactctccaaatggcagtcaccttccaaatggaatttattcattccccgtgagcttaggggatgaaCATCAAGTGCTGTCTTCTCACAttgtgtctgtcgattccatttctacatgtattaaagtcttcgcgttggtcggtgaaaggcggtgcacaactAATTGCATCaatctgtacttgttcagaatattttgcttcaccttcgaagagagccatttctttaattcttccgtttcaagcttctaaatgcagcggaaggtgctcaaacacttaagtataaaagcGGCATACAccaatggcggcgcacaaccacgcgaacaggaagtcacagctgtcgtcacagctttctaagctgtgttgtgattatccatcctgattggtgattggcttattagatcgaacttccggttacgaaGGAGTGATATATTTGCATAtagaacctcaccaaaactcgtggatatatccacgagtaaaaagtGACGCCGGAAACCTGTAAAAACATCAGGAATTTAGTTTGGCTGTCTTCAACACTCTCTGCTGTATAATGAGCTAGCAAACATTCGTATAGACACGTCTCCTAGTATATTGGCTGTTTAGGCCACAAAAACACGAGGGAAATCgatgtttttatgcaactggcatgtttttcgaaagccgtcaCCATGTCACGCACTGtaaaaaactctgaaattcaaactgctctattttcgaaacgaagcgCGGTACCGAgatgaaaacatgcaaacaaatatatttttaaaacctcttgtagctgatcaagataaaaactcaaaaagCCCTTTAGtgttgtgttttattttttctgacgtcacgtgcaacccaagaatacagaaagtatcgtAAACATTCATAACAGCTAACTTTGGGCCTcattaggcttaaggttaggttttatgaatgtttgttatactttctgtattgataGAACAATGaactgtgacctgtgttttgtatctgccggtgtgacagtgaaaaccggcaattcGAAAGTCACGCAACGCTTCAGTACAACCGAGACCTGTTACACGCGTGACTAGTACTCAATTATCCCTCCTCTCCCCTCCCCAGGAAACTTCCAATGTCagattcaatatggcggaaactCCGAAAAGACACGATTTTCAAACTTCCGCGGACCTTGAAAGGGTCACTGATTACGCTGAAGAGAAAGAGATAAACACATCGGATCTAGAAAATGTAAGTGTGCTACTGTGCAATGTGTTATAGACTTTTAAAAGCCACAAACTCTGAAATCAAACATAACCGTGAACGTTGGATGGGGCAATCAACGCCTAAACATTCTTCCAAATTTCATGTTGACTGTAATTTTTCACCCAGGCTCTCAGTTTAGTGGAGGGAAAATACTCGGAGGAGAAAGCTGCCAAGTTACAAAGGTTAGTAGCTGCTGATATATTAAGATTTTGAATCGTGAATATTTTTCTTAGCGCATAGCTAAATTCACGCTAATGAACTGACTTCTATTGCTTAATTTCACTGGGATTTTTTAGTCATATTTTAAGAAATTATGATCATCTAAGTTTTTGGTTGTAGGGAGAAAGAGCTCGCGAGAGTTGTCATCAAAAAGGAAGACGTCGATTTAATTGTATGTATGCTAATTTTAATAATTACGAGCTTGACCTTGAAACTTAAATGAGTTAAGTTAAGAATGCCGGCTGTTTACTTTTGAAGGTAGCAATAAGCATTGACATGTAAGGTTTAGTAATTATTTTTTCGTCGCACACAttgtttacatgtaattatgaaataaaaagacTCCATTAGGCTCCGTGCAAACAGATGCAACATTGATGACCAACAACTCCCAGCATTGTTGAGGCCCTGCCAGGGGGGTCCCTTGTcacttgtctgaattttaaaatctccCCTTTCAGCATGTAATCAATACTTGTGTCGCTATcggaaattgaaagaaaattattaaatttttgtcCTTGTCGGAATTTCAGTTCATAAATgggattttgtttttcaacataCTAACATACAGGGCAAGTGTGTTTTACTTGGTGTGATCATGTCACTTTAGAAAAGTAATATAATGTCACCTGATATGGAAATGCCTGTAGCTCTGAACTTTATGGGCATTCCACAGTTAACTGGATTTGCTTATCGAGCATGTAAAAGGCAACTACATATAGCCATTCTTGTGGCTGCAATTTGATACATTAAAtcacaacaaagaaataaatgatttaaaaATGAAGACTATGtattcatatatgatccatttcatatattatttcatcgTAGACTATGTATTGTTGTTGGTTTTGAAGTTTCCCCACGATTCCTGAATCTCTTATAAGTTGCTGATTGtgcaatggacctctttagcttgttcgttttgttttcccttttcagaccacgtgagttcccaagggaattttctttttgtttttacataagTTATGTATACATATGCATATGCAGAAgatgacatttgaaagaaactgttccctggagtaacatcacatggtctgaaatgggaaaacaaaacgtacaagctaaagaggtccattctTTAATCACCGACAATCAAATTCACTTTAATTTCGTCTCATGTATGCATTGTAAAGGACATTTTCACTGCTTAAGGGGATAGGGGGTAGGGAGTTGAAGGTTGAATCAAGGGAACAAAACACAGATGTCTTTTACCTTTTTTGAAGACCTTTGAAGCACAAAGAAAATTGACCAAAATTACTTCTGGCATATTTTCTGCCTTCAATTTAGTGTCAAAATATGCCAAACCACTGTTTCTTCTCGATTCCTTTGTCACTAATTTTCAGCCTTAGCAATTCACTGTTGGAATTTTCCTGGGAAAGGATGTCATTGTCGGgatttcattttatgtgcttCACTACTTTTTGGGCCAGGTCGTTTGTCGGAATTTGGCCTGTTAGGGCCT containing:
- the LOC138044137 gene encoding huntingtin-interacting protein K-like; this translates as MKLGLSDHDLISAIRKQKTTRPQPETSNVRFNMAETPKRHDFQTSADLERVTDYAEEKEINTSDLENALSLVEGKYSEEKAAKLQREKELARVVIKKEDVDLIVEEMEIPRVAAERRLREHKGDVVEALVSLTN